In Deinococcus maricopensis DSM 21211, the sequence GTTGGACGTTCCCGAGCTGGCAGGCGAGGAGGACGGTGCGGGCGACGTCCTCGCACATCACGGCGGCTTTCAGGGCGGCTTTGGGGGTGGGGCCGATGGTGAACACGCCGTGGTTGCGCAGGATCAGGGCGGGGCTGCGGTGGCCGCGCAGGACGCGCACGACTTCCGCGCCGATCTCCTCGCCGCCGATGAGGGCGAAGTCGCCGCAGGGGATGGGCCCGCCGAATTCGTCGGCCATGGCGGTGAGGACGCAAGGGATCTCGCGGGCGTTCGCGGCCCACGCGGTCGCGTACGGGCTGTGGGTGTGGACGATGCCGCCGACGTGCGGAAGGTGCCGGTAGATGTACGCGTGCGTGGCGGTGTCCGAGGAGGGGCTGAGGTGACCTTCGAGGACGTTCGCGTGGGGGTCCGTGAGGACCATGCTTTCGGGCGTGAGGTCCTCAAAGGTGACGCCGCTGGGTTTGATGAGCAGGCCTTCGGGCACGCGGGCGCTGATGTTCCCGCTGGTCCAGGTGACGAGGCCGTTGCGGGGGAGTTCGCGGTGCAGGTCCACGAGGGCGCGGCGCTGGGATTCGTGCGTCAGGGGGCGCGCCGGTTCGGGGGCGGGGCGGGTC encodes:
- a CDS encoding L-ribulose-5-phosphate 4-epimerase; this encodes MTRPAPEPARPLTHESQRRALVDLHRELPRNGLVTWTSGNISARVPEGLLIKPSGVTFEDLTPESMVLTDPHANVLEGHLSPSSDTATHAYIYRHLPHVGGIVHTHSPYATAWAANAREIPCVLTAMADEFGGPIPCGDFALIGGEEIGAEVVRVLRGHRSPALILRNHGVFTIGPTPKAALKAAVMCEDVARTVLLACQLGNVQPIRQDHIDQLYARYQGVYGQRGTPAGKGNA